The Eulemur rufifrons isolate Redbay chromosome 29, OSU_ERuf_1, whole genome shotgun sequence DNA window GATATGATTATCCCTTGATGTCTCCATGGACAGACTGTCCCTCACTGAGAAGCAATGAGGGACACAGTGGCAATAGGCCAATGAGCTATTTACACCCAAGTTATAGATGCAAACAGATGAAAAACAGTATTATTTTGCTATGTTATGTTGAAAATAtcttgatccttaaaactaactgacattttgtttttcccctaCAGCACTAAAAAAAGTATTTGcccaaaatgaagaaatacaagAAATGGCTCAGAATGATTTCATCATGCTGAATCTCATGGTACATGAACTCCACAATGGTTTCCTAATatcataaattaatgaaatatttgaatcttttttttctatttttaaaacataagagcTAAGTGTTGGTTGATATGGAAAgttatataaaattgtaaaaggCCAAAATATACAATTTACTAAAAGTCTAGTTCacataaaatagttttgaaattaacTATCAAAAATAATCCAATCCAGTAacgttcattttttccccctctcctgcTAGCATGAGACTACTGATAAGAATTTATCACCTGATGGGCAATACGTGCCTAGAATCATGtttgtgggtatgtgtgtgaTCTCATttcatcagattttaaaaattcttagaaatctTACTATTGCTTTTAGGTGCTAGTTCAAGTACTATTCTTTTTAATAGTAAGTCATTCCTAACCCAATCAATAACAGTTCTTGTTATTTCTACAATCAAGATTCATTatatctataatttataaattttaaatattttaaaaagcaacttatGCTATTAAATCAATATCccaatgtattaatactttcagTATGGTGCCTCACACTGGATTGACAGCTAAGACACACTAAAAGGAAAATTCAGGTTAATTCATCATGAATTCACGTGTATGAAAAGCAATTTTGCTTACAAACTTGCTTAACATTGGTTTTAGAGTAAGAggcaaaaataatttgagaacaTGCTAAATAATACTTcaatgaattgtttttctttttcttggcagACCCTTCTTTAACAGTCAGAGCTGATATAACTGGAAGATACTCTAATAGATTGTATACATATGAGCCGCAGGATTTACCAGTATGTAAGTATTCATAAATCATCTTGAACAGTGATCATAATTGATCCCTAACTGTTAAAAGGGCCAATGATTCCCACTATCAGTGCTTCTTCAAAAATAGTGCCATCTACAAATTAGAATCACTGGGGCTGGTCACAGTGCTTAAAAATGCAAACTGCTAGCTCCCACCAAAATTGGAATTTCTGGGGCACCTGAGAATCTCCATTTTAACAGGGATGCCTAAAGCTTCTTATGATTACTAAATTTGGAGACCACTAAAAAGAATATAGTACACATTCAAATGACATAAACTTAGGAGAGACAGTCCATTCTCCTGGTGTCAAAGATTACATGTGATTTCCTCAAATGATAATAATgaagtcttttcatttattttttacatttactaTCAACTATATTTAATAGGACAGATGTGCCTGTTAGATCCAGCAATACTGATATAAAATGATCAGTTAAAAAGATAGGTACTCTTTCAAAACCCCTCtgataaaattgttttaacatAAAGAAAGTTGATCAACCAGATCTCAATAGTCTAAGCCCTAAATTTACATGTGTATCTTTAGGACAATGTTCTTTAATGTCACAGATGCATTCCCATGTTTTCAAAGCTATTAAAAATGGGCCAATTTCAGATTCTAGAGTTAATAGATTATAACATTTGATACTTTCATTCACTAATAGCATAATATATTTACTCTTATTTCAGTGATCGAAAACATGAAGAAAGCACTAAGACTGATTCAATCAGAGTTATAAGGGATAACAGAAAAATGCCTTTGCTTCTAAGAGATCAAATGTCATGAAGTAAACCTCTGGCTTACTGACAAATACTAAATGTGCAAGTATATGTATTTCACAACATtactattcagatttttaaatatgtttgtaatATTCTTATGAAGgtaaaatgaaatttcaataaACTTTGCCAAAACGTGAGAATGACCATATGGTTTGATTTCTGCCTGCATCAGTAGCAAAGAAAGCTTGTCATGAGCCAGGAGTTATGGTGGTGGAGACAGGAGGACCTAAATAAGAGATGTCTACAAtggttgtttttatttcctcGCCTCTCACTCACTCCACCAACTGATCTCATTTTAATTCTGCCCCCTCCGCTGTATGCAACCTGCTAGTGTAAGTCATAAATGATCTTCATGTTACCAAACCAAGTGGCTCATCTCAATCCACTTCCCATTTGAACTTTTAGAGGCATATTTCAGCATTAAccacttcttttcctcccttaaaGTAAgatagacatttaaaatttaattgcaataaattaaaaatatattttaaaaattcaagtatcTGTTTTCCTTAATTATTGGGCAGATATCTCAAaggttttaataattttaggaAAAGTGAAAGTGCCTCAGGAAGATTGAAGAATTTCTCCAGTTAACTAGCAAGAAAAGATTTTACCTATCCtgaaattatcaaatatttaaccACCAACTCAGTTCTTCACAGTAAGCTTCCAGACAGTCAATActatgtcttttattcctttaaataataacaaaattccTGCTAATAGAAATACCATAATCAGCTGAGAGTAATTATTAGAAGGTAGAAAATGTTTTAGATGGGCAGAAATTTTCCTAACCTGTGGGACTTGATTGTATTTAACAAAATTGGAATTGTTTTGATATATAAACGTGCACTTTTATGTGAGATAGATATGCAATGTCTGTGATATAAATAcctgattatttttcacattttattcctGAGGAATTCGCAGTCTAGCAGTAAGATATATCACTGATGGGAAGTAACACATTAAACAATGTCATAGGATGGTGTGGGATCAATGGAGAGATGGCCCAGCCTTCTAGCAGGACTGTCAGGCTTCACACAAGATGCAGCACCCATGAATCCTGAGTAATATGAGAATGTATTTCATCATTATGGAAGTCAAtgtgatgaaatggaaaataggtATAAAATTATAGAGGCTAAAGAAATTCTTGTTCATTGGTTTAATCTTGAACTACATAAATATACAGAGTTTTCCTGGTAGGGTCTTTCATAATTTTAGATTAGAGTTAATAAGAGTGTGCCAAGCTTCAGGCAAACTTACTTTTTTAACACACtgatttacatacacacataaagaTTCATTGAGATTTACTTAAGAGTTTACAAGTAGtacttattaaaatgtaattatatatctAATTCATGAACATCCTTTGTGAGTAAAGAAAGATAAgcattttttctgctttctaaatttttttcttgtgcaATAAGAAATTCTCTCTTGTCTTTTTCACTAAATGTCTAGCAC harbors:
- the AGR3 gene encoding anterior gradient protein 3; translation: MLHSTLDLCLLLATVSPNLAIAIKKGKRPPQTLSRGWGDDITWVQTYEEGLFHAQKSKKPLMVIHHLENCQYCQALKKVFAQNEEIQEMAQNDFIMLNLMHETTDKNLSPDGQYVPRIMFVDPSLTVRADITGRYSNRLYTYEPQDLPVLIENMKKALRLIQSEL